Below is a window of Candidatus Methylomirabilota bacterium DNA.
GCGTCTCCAGGGTCTTCCGGACCGCGTCGGCGTCCATCCACGCGACCATGAGCACCTCGCCGGTCCCCGCCTCCTGGACGACGACCGGAATCAGCCCCTGGGCGTCGAAGGTGAGGTCGGCCGCGGGCTCGCTCACGCGATGACAGTCTCTTCGAGGCGCACCGGCACCCCGCGTTCCCGGAGGTAGGTTTTCGCCTCGGCGATCGTGTGCTGACCGAAGTGGAAGATGGACGCGGCGAGCGCGGCGTCCGCGCGGCCCGCCGTGAGCCCCTCGTAGAGGTGCGCGAGGGACCCCGCGCCTCCCGAGGCGATGACGGGGAGCGACACCGCGACGGCGACGGCGGCCGTCAGCTCGAGGTCGTAGCCGTCCCGGGTCCCGTCCCGGTCCATACTCGTCAGCAGGATCTCGCCGGCGCCGAGGCCCTCGGCCTCGCGGGCCCAGGCGACCGCGCCGCGACCGGTCGGCCGGCGACCGCCGTGCGTGTAGACCTCGAAGCCGCGGTCGGCGCGCTTGGCGTCGATGGCCACCACGATGCACTGGCTCCCGAACCGCTCGGCGGCCTCCCGGATCAAGGCCGGCCGGCCGAGCGCCGCCGTATTGAGGGACACCTTGTCCGCGCCGGCCCGGAGCAGCGTCCGGATGTCCTCCAGGCTCGCGATGCCGCCCCCGACGGTCAGCGGCATGTAGATCGCCTCGGCGGTGCGTCGCACGACGTCCAGCATGATGGCCCGCCCCTCGTGGGACGCGGTGATGTCCAGGAATACGAGCTCGTCGGCGCCTTGCCGGTCGTAGGCGACGGCCGCCTCGACCGGATCGCCGGCGTCGGCCAGGTCGACGAACTGGATCCCCTTGACGACGCGCGCCTCCTTCACGTCGAGGCAGGGGATGATCCGCTTGGCCAGCATCCCCGGCTAGTTGAACCGGGGGGGGAGCGGCGGCGCTCCACCCCCAGGCCCCCCCACCGCATTCATCGAGCCGTGATGCGCGAGGACCATGACTCGCGGCTCCTCAAGCGG
It encodes the following:
- the hisF gene encoding imidazole glycerol phosphate synthase subunit HisF; protein product: MLAKRIIPCLDVKEARVVKGIQFVDLADAGDPVEAAVAYDRQGADELVFLDITASHEGRAIMLDVVRRTAEAIYMPLTVGGGIASLEDIRTLLRAGADKVSLNTAALGRPALIREAAERFGSQCIVVAIDAKRADRGFEVYTHGGRRPTGRGAVAWAREAEGLGAGEILLTSMDRDGTRDGYDLELTAAVAVAVSLPVIASGGAGSLAHLYEGLTAGRADAALAASIFHFGQHTIAEAKTYLRERGVPVRLEETVIA